In Fusobacterium sp. FSA-380-WT-3A, the DNA window TGGATTTTTAGCTGAAAATTATAGATTTGCAAAAATTTGTAGAATACATAATCTCATCTATGTAGGACCAAATCATGAATGTATAAAACAAATGGGTGATAAGGCTACAGCTAGACAAAAAGCTATTGAAAATAATGTCCCTGTAACTAATGGTACTGGAATTATAACTGATATTGAAGCAGCCAAAAAAGAAATTCATGAAAGAATTGGATATCCTGTAATGATAAAAGCCACTGCTGGTGGTGGTGGTAAAGGAATGAGAATAGCTAGAAACGATAAAGAGCTAGAAAAAAATATTGTTGCTGCTCAAAATGAAGCTGAAGCTGCTTTTAATAATCCAGATGTTTTTGTTGAAAAATATATTGAAAATCCAAAACATATTGAAATTCAAGTTGTTGGGGATAAACATGGAAATATAATTCATCTTGGAGAAAGAAACTGTTCTATCCAAAGAAGAAATCAAAAACTTATAGAAGAATCTCCATCTTTTAGACTTCCTGAAAAAGTTAGAAAAGCTATGGGAGAAGCTGCTGTAAGATTGGCTAAATCTATTGAATATGATTCAGCTGGTACATTAGAATTCCTTGTTGATGACCAAAATAATTTCTATTTTATGGAAATGAATACAAGAATTCAGGTAGAACATACTGTTACTGAAGCTGTTACTGGCTTAGATATAATAAAATTACAAATAAGTTTAGCTGAAGGAGACAGATTAAATATATCTCAAGAGGATATTATTCCTTATGGACATGCTATTGAATGTAGAATAAATGCTGAAGATACTGAAAATGGATTTATCCCTTGTCCTGGAGTTATAACTAAATATGTTGTTCCTGGAGGAATTGGAATAAGAGTTGATTCTCACTCTTATCAAGGGTATGAAATTTCTCCTTACTATGATTCTATGATAGGAAAACTTATTACTTTTGGTATGGATAGAGATGAAGCAATAGCTAGAATGGAAAGAGCTCTTAAAGAGTTTGTTATTGAAGGAGTTGAAACAACTATTCCGTTCCACTTAAAAGTTTTAAAAAATGAAAACTATTTAAAAGGAAATATAACTACTGCGTTTATTGAAAAGGAATTTGGTTTATAATAACGAATAATATAACTATAAATATAAAATAAAAGGAGGGTTTACTATGAGTAACTTAGGAAATATAAAAATTGCTGATGATGTAGTAAAAACAATAGCAGCAAAAGCTACAGAAGATGTTGAGGGTGTATACAGATTAGCTGGTGGAGTAGCTGATGAATTTGGTAAAATTCTTGGTAAAAAAAGAGGAGTTAATGGAATTAAAGTAGAAGTTGGAGAAAAAGAATGTAGTATAGATACTTTTATTATTATTAAACATGGATATCCTATATCTGAAGTTGCTAAAAAAGTTCAAGAATCTGTTTTAGAATCTGTTTCTCGTTTAACTGCTTTAAAAGTTATTGAAGTTAATGTTTTCGTTCAAGATATTAAAATCGAAGATGGTAAAAACTCTAAAGATGAAAACGAAACAAGTGGAGAAATAGAATAATTTTAAAAGGACGTGATTTTATGATAAAAAATATTATATTTTTCTTTGCATGGATTGGAATATTCTTATTATCTATGTTTGGAATTGTTTATATAGTAAGTCCTGAATTTTTAGTATCTTTTAATATAAACACTCTTGTTGGAAATACTTTTATTTTAACTATTTCTATAGTTTATTTTATTATTTCTTTATTTAGATTTATCACTATTTTTTCTAGAACAAAAGGGTATACTATTACTAGCTCACATGGAGAAGTATTAGTATCTACAGAATCTATTAAAAGTATAATTAAAGAAACATTAGAAGATGATACTGAAATTAAAAACCTTAAAATTTCTTGTGGTAAAAAAGGTAGACATTATAAAGTAACTCTTTTTATAGATATGAATACTCAAAGAAGTATTGCTGAAAAAAGTTCTGAAATTCAACAAAAAGTTAAAGATGAATTGTTTAGAAGATTAGAACTTGAAATTCAAATAGTAGAAATTAAAATTTCTAAAGTTTCTATAAAAAATCAAGGGATGAATTAGTAAAAATTTGTGGGGTGATTAAATGCTTGAAGAATTTATATATTCTTTAATAGAAAATAGAAAGAAAATATTTTGGGGAGTTGTCTTTTTTGTAATCTCCATATTATTTATTGCTTTCGGTTTATTCTCTACAATTTTTATTGTTGTAATGACTATTGTTGGATATCACTTTGGAGATATGGATAATAAAAATATAATAACAAAATTAAAAACTACATTAACAAATTTACTTAACAAAATAGATACAAATTAATATAAAGGGGTAAAAATGACTAGAAAAGCTGCTAGAGAGCAATTATTCAAATTAATATTTGAAGCAGAATTAAAAGAAACTTCTTTAAGTGAAATTTTTAATTCTTTTCTAAAAAGAGTTTCTGAAGAGGAAATAGAAATTAGTGAAGAAGCTTTAGATTTTATTAAAAAATATTCTTTAGGTATTTCTGAACATTGTGATGAAATACTTAAAAAAATTGAAAATACTATGGAAGGATGGAGTTTTGACAGAATAGGGAATATTGAAAAAGCTCTTTTAAAAGGTGCTGTATATGAGCTTTCTTATGAAAATACTCCTAAAGAAATAGTTATAAATGAAACTGTTGAACTTGCTAAAAAATATGGAGATACTAAATCTTCTGAATTTTTAAATGGTGTTTTAGCAAAGTTTGTATAAATATTAAGTCTTAAATAAATTTATTGTATAGAGGATATTTTATATCCTCTATTTTTTATAATATTGACTTTTAAAGAAAAACGGGCTACACTTAGAATATAAGAGGATTATAACTTTAATAAAAATCAAAAATTTACTATTTTTAAAGTTATTTTACAATTAATATTTTCTTAATAATAGAAAAGTGGTGAGGTCAATGAAAAAAATTATTTTCTTAATAATATTTCTAATAAAAAATATTTCTTTTGGAGCTTTAGAAGATTATACATTACAAGATAAATTACAAAAAGAAAATATAAAAATTCTTCAAGAATTAAAAGTTAATACTATTGACCCCATTTTGTTAACTGATATTTATTCAAAAAGAATTTTTAAATATCTTTATAATACTTTATTTAAAATAGATGAGCATGGAAATATAATTCCTGATATAGCAAAAGAATATAAATATCTTGATAAAAAAAATTTATATATAAAATTAAAAGAGAATATAATATTTCAAGATAAAACCTTTCTTTCATCAACTGATGTAAAAAATTCTCTAATGAGAGTCAAAAATAAAGGTGCTTTAAAAGAGTTTTATAAAAACATTAAAAATATTAAAATATTAAATAATTCTGAATTAATTATTGAATTGACTACTGAAGATAAATATCTTTTAAATATATTATCTCATAATATGAGTTCCATTATAAAAGAAAAAAATAATGATATTTTGGGAACTGGTGATTATTTCATAGAAAATTTTAAAAAAAATACTCTAATCTTAAAAAACAAAAAAACTTCAAATAGAATAATTATAACTAAAGTTTTTTCAAAAAAAGATAGAATTTTAGATTTATACAATAATAATGCTGATATTATATATGATATTAATTCTCTTGATATAGAGAAATATATAAAATTAGGATTGATTAATAAAAAAGATTTTAATATAACTAGTGATAATATACTTACTTCTGCTTTAATTTTTAATGAAAATAGAGATTTAAACTTCAGAAAAGCAATAAATTCTTTATTAAATAAAAAAGAAAAATTTTTATTGCCAAAAGAAATTTATGGAACAAATTTTGATATTTTAGAAGATAAAACCCATGTTAAAAATATAAAAAAGGATTTAAATTTAAAAAATAATTCTTTAAATCTTATGATACTTAATACTGAAGAAGATAAACTTTATGCCAAAAATATAGAAAAAGATTTAAAAAAATATGGAATAAATGTTAAGATTATTCCATATCAAGTTGATGCCTTTTATTATAACTTAAAAAATAGAAATTTCGATATGGCAATTCAACATATAGTTTTCAATAAAAAATATCCAGAAATCTCTCTAGGAAAAGTAATACTTTATGATATTTATGATAAAAATTTATACTCTGATTTAAATTTTTATAGAAAAAAATTTAACAATAAAAATGATTTAGAAAATAAAAAAGAAATATTTATAGAAACTGTTAATGAAATATCTAAAAAATTACCTTATATTCCTTTAAAACATCAAGTATTATATATTTTATCTAACAAAAATATAAATATTTAAAAGGAAGTGAGTTTTTTTGAAAAAAATATTTTATATATTTGTATTCTTAACTTTTTCTTTTTCTTCTTATTGTAAAAATTATTTAGGAGAATTTTTAAAATTTTATCCAGAAGAAAATCTAGTAGTAGAGACTACAAGTAGAATTAGATTTTCTAGTGAAATAAGTATTATTAAAGAGAATGGAAATATAAATGATTTCTTTTATCTAAGTTTAGAAAATAAAAGAAACTTTATAAATTTAAATAATATAAAAATTTCTTCTTTAACTGGTGTAAAAGAAGGAAAAAATATATATTTTAAAAATTCTGTAACTAATGAAGGTTTACAAGAAATTAAAATTTTATTAGAGGGAGAGATTATATTTAATTGGCTTATTAAAAATCAAAATATATCTAATATAAAAATTGGTTATATTAATTCCAATGTTAATCCTGTATACTTGACTTTGGATATTAATATGTTTAATCCAATACATAGTTTAAAGATAAAAGTTGTCAATAATATGAATCTAGGAAAAGTTGAAGCTGGAAATAAACTCTCAACAAAAAGTTTTGGAACTCCTGCTAATTTAACTATTGAGGGACAAGAAAATAAAAAAGTTAGTATCACAATTCCTAAAAATATTACTATTAAAAATTCTAAAAATGATACATTATCAGTAGATTTAAAATTTAGAGATAATAATAAACAAAAGTTAATAAGAGAACTATCTCATAATGGAAAAAATACATATAAAACGGGAAATAACAAAAATATAGTTTCAAAAGATATATTGATTGATGGGGAAAGTCAGACAAATAAAAATTCTAGGGGAATATACAAAGGGGTATTCACTGTGAGGGTAGAGTATATTGATTAAAAAAATTATTTTTATTTTTATCTTTTTATCTCAATTTATTTATTCCCTATCTAATTATAAAAATTTTGAAGATTCTTATATTGAAATTAAATGTGGTGAATTAAAAGATAGTTTTTTTATGATAAAATACGATATTGAAAATGAAAAAGTCTATATTGGTTTAAACAGTCTATTTTATTTTTTAGAAATATATAATTTGGAAATAGATTTAAAAAATAGACAAGTAAAAGGAAATTTTGATGATAAAAATATAGATATAAAATTTAATGATAATGATTCTTTTATTATGGATAATAGTATATATATTGATATAAATTCCCTTAAAGAAAAATTAAATTTTAAAGTTGCTGATTTTGATTTTTCTTTATTAACTCTTACATTAGTTCCAAATTTTTCTCTCCCTTATGAAATACGAGAAAAAAGTAAAATAGAAAGATTACGTTTAGATGAAGAAAAACTTGAAGAAGAAATTGATGTCAATATGACATCTAAAATTTTTTCACCTGGTTTTTTAAAAATAAATTGGAGTAAATCTGATTTAAAAAATAGTAATTATAATTTTGAATATGAATATGGTACTCAATTTTTATATGGAGATTTATACTTAAGTGGTGAATTATATCCAAAAAATAAAATTGTATATGGTAATTTGACTTATTCAAATTTTTTTAAAAATAATGATTTAATATTGGGGAATTTTTCAATGATTACTCCTCATTTTATAAATTTAGATAGTGAAATTATAGGAATAAGTCTAAAAGAAGAAGATACCTACATGACTAGAGATGGTGGAATTACTACTATTAAAGGTGAAGCTGAAAATGCCCAAGTAATAGAATTATATAGAGAATTTACTCTTATTGATTATATTTATCCTAAATCTAAATATTTTGAATTTAAGATTTTTGATGGTATTTTAAATTCTGATTATATATTAAAAATTTATTATAATGATGGACGTATTGAAGAGAAAAAAGTTTTTTCTTTAACTGATATGGACATTCTAGAAAAAGGAAAAAATCGTACAAGTATTCAAGTTGGAAAAAATTCTAATAATGGTAATCCTCAAGGAATATCCCATATTTATTATGGATTAACTGATAATCTTACTGTAGGATTAGGAGCTATGAATTTAATTTCTTCCAATGAAAAAAAATATAGATTTTTAGAAAATGATATTATTTTCAATACTCAACACAAAACTTTTCCTACTCTTATTACTTATAGAAATTTTTTTGAAACAAAAGAAAAAGAAAATAGTTATAACCTTATTATTGACCAAAAATTGAAAAGTTATTCTTTAAAATTTTTACAAGAAAAATATTCACCTTTTGTCTTTAATGAAAATAAAATAAAAGAATATACTTCTATATCTCTAGGTAAATCTTTCAATAAAAATTCTTTTGAAATAGGATTCAATGATAAAAAATACTTTGAAGACTTAAAAGATTATGAAAGTAAAAATATATATTTATCATGGTATACATCTATTTTTTCTCCTTTATCATTTTCTATTAAAATGGAAAAAGATATATATAGAAATAATAACTATAGCGTCTTTTATCCTAGTATAAGTTATTCTGGAATATTTTCTATAATACTTGATGGTGAAATAGGAAAAGAAAGAGAAGATAAATATTACACTCAAAATTATAATCTTAGGTTAACTAAAAGAGATATTGAAATTATTAAAAATAAATTATTTTTAGATATTGGAATTTATGCAAGATATTCTAATATAAATGAAAAGTTTAGATATGGAATTACTTTTAATTTAAAATTAGATGATTATGTACATTTAGATTTTACTTCTTCTACAAATATAAATGAGGATAGAAATAGAAATACTATAAATAGTATTAAAATGACTAAATTATTAAATCTAAATTCCCCATTAGATAAAGCTGATAATAACTCTTCTGTAAGTAATTCTTGGATTACTGGTAAAGTTTATCTAGATAAAAATGGTAATCATATATTTGATAACAATGATATTCCTCTTCCAAATGTAGAAATATTAGTTGATAATAGAAGTTTTATCATTGATAAAAATGGAAAATATGTAGCCAATGGTATATCTGGAAATAAAATTTCTACTGTAACAGTAAATAGAAAAACTATAGACCCAACTTATAAAAATACTGATGGACCTTTAAAAATAAAAAGTAAAAATTCATCTATATTACACTTAGATATTCCAATTCAACCAATATCAATTATTTCTGGAAATATTATATTGACTGAAGATTTTACAGAAAAACAATTTATTCAAAATCTATCATTAATAAATATTCTCTTAGAAAAAGATAATGAAGTGGTAGCTGAAACAGACCCTGAATTTGATGGAATGTATTTTTTTGAAGATGTTTTACCTGGAAAATATACTATAAAATTTAATTATTTAGGATATGAGAATATAGATTTTTCTAGTAATTCTATTGAAATAGAAGTAAAAAATAGTGATGAAGGAGATTACTTTGAAGGATTAGATACAGAAATGATAAAAAAAGAAAAGGAGGAAGATAAAAATTGAAAAATTTAATTTTATTTATTTTTCTTACTTTTTGTAATATTTGCTTCTCTGTAGATAGAATAGAAAATATCAAATATAAAAAAATAATAAATAATATTGTTTATTTTAAAAATGAAGCTTCTCCATTTTCTGGTAAATTCATTGGAAAAAATATTGAAGAACAATATAAAAATGGAATTCGAGAAGGTTATTTTAAAAATTTTATAATAGAAAATGATGAAATTTTTATATGTGAAGGTAGGTTTAATAATGGATTAAAAAATGGACAATGGATAATAAACTATCCTAATGGTAATCCAAAAGCCATATTGAAATATTATTATGATATTCCATTTGGAGAATGGAAATATTTTTATTCTAATGGAAATATTTTAAGTATAGAAAAGTTTAAAGAAGGTGAGCTTCATGGAAAAATCATTGTTTTTAATACCAAAGGAGAATATAAAATAAAAATGTATTTTGAAGAAGGTCTATTACACAAAGAATTTATTTCTTATCATGCAAATGGAAAAATTTCATCTTTAGCAAATTTCTATTATGGAAAACTTAATGGGGAATTGAGACTTTTTTCCACTAAAGGAATAACTCTTGTAGAAGGTCAATATAATATGAATCAAAGAGAAGGTTTATGGTGTTTTTATTACAATACTGGAGAGTTAAAAAGCAAGATAAATTATAAAAATGGAAAAAGAAATGGAAAAAGTATAATTTATGGAAAAGGAGGCGAAATTTTACAAGAAATCGTTTTTATTAATGGTATTGAAATAGATGAAAAGAAGGAATATAAAAATTATGGAGATAAAATTCTGGAAGGATTTAAACATTTTACAGAGCAATTAGAATATAAAAAATATGATAAAATCTTATCTGAAATATAAAGGAGGATTCTATGAAAAAAATTTTAATTACATTATTTTTCATGTTTTTATCTGTTTTTTCTTTTGGATTAGGAGATGCTAGTGCTGATGTTGAAGTATATGCTGAGGTTGTTGGCCCATTAGAAATCAAAACTACTCCAGTGAATTTTGGAGTTATAGCAAAAAATAGTAATAGAAATCTCCCAGAAACTGAAGGAACTATTAATATAAAAGGAACAGAAGGAGCTAATATAAAAGTAACTTTTACAAGTTCTAATAGAGAATGGGATGCAACTAAAGGAGCTGTTTTAGTAGCTTTATCTCCTACTGGAGAGATTGATTTTACAGATTTAACAAAAACTTTATATTATTATGCTGATATTTATTATAATGATATCAGATTAAAAAGTAATTCTATCATTATTCCAGAAAATGGAGAAATAAATTTTAAAGTAAGTGGTACTTTAGATGCTGGAAATGTAATTCCTGGAAAATATGAAGGAAAATTTACTGTAAAAGTTCAATATGATTAGGAGGAATATTTATGAAAAAAATTATATTTTTTATTTTATTTATCGTTACAACAACAATTTCATTAGCTTTGAATTTTTCAATTTATCCTACAAAATTTGAAATAGATTTATCAAAAACATCTACTTATGAAATGTACATTATTAATAATACTGATTTACCTTTAAGAATAGGAATAACTTTAGAAAGTGACAAAAATTTTGGTGAAAAATATAATTTAAATTCTAATATAAAAATTTTTCCTAAAACTGCATCTATTAAACCAGCTGGAAAACAAATAGTTAGATTTAGAGTTACTCCTAATGAAAATACAAAAGATGGGGAATATAAAAGTTACATAACATTTACTGAAATTCCTCCTGAAATAAAAACTACTAAAAAAAATACAAATGATATTACTAGTGAAATAAAAATGATAACTGCAATTATGATTTCTGTTTATGGAGAAGGTAAAAATCCTGTAATAGATGGTAATCTTAAAAATATAACTACTAATTTTAATAATGGAATTTTAACTTTATCTGGTAAAAGTTCTTCAAAAGGAAATACTTCTTTAAAATTTGATTATTCTATAAATGGAAAAAATATAAAATCAGAGGGAAGATTAGGAATTTCTCCTAGAAATGGTGAAAATATAATTTCTACTAGTATAAATTTGTCAACTGCTAAAAAAGGAGATAAAATAAATATCACTATAAAAGACCAAAAAGGAAAATCATATTTTAATCAAAAAATAAGATTATAATAAATTTTATAAAGAATGGAAATTGTTACATTTTTTATATTATAGTATAAAAATTTGTAACAATTTCCTTCTTCAATTATTTTATACAAATTTTTTATCTTTCCATTTTCCACTTTTCCATCTTATTAACATTGCTATTCCTCTAAACCATTCATCAGCTGCATTGGCTATCCAAATTCCCACAAGTCCCCAACCTAATTTTAAACCAAAAATATACGAAAAAGGAACTGCTACTATAAAAATAAATATTATTCCTATAAACATTGGAAATTTTATATCTCCTGCTGCATGAAGTGAATTTATTATTACTATATTAAAAACTCTTCCTACTTCTAAAATTATCATAAGAGGGAAAACTTTTAAAGAAGCTTCTAAAATTTCTTGATTATCTGTAAATATTTCCATTATTGGATTTCTCATAGCACATACCAATACAGTTACAGAAAAAGCTAATACTATTGAAATATATAAACTTCTAAAACATTTTTTATAAGCTTCCTCAGTTTCTCCAGCTCCTACAAGTTGTCCCACTTGAATAGCTGTTCCATGTCCTAAAGCTATTGAGAAAGTCATTATAAAGTTAGCTAAGAGCATTAAATAAGTACGAGAAGTTATCATAACTGTTCCCATGGTATTTATCATTGACATTATCATAAGTTGTCCTACATTCCAAGCTAAATTTTCACCAGCTGTTGGAATTCCTATAGACAATATATTTTTTATTACATGGAATGGAAATGGTCTTAAGAATTTTTTTCTAAATTTAAATTTACAATAATGACTCATTACTAAAAATCCTACTATACAACCAAGGGCTCTTGAAACTACTGTTGATATTCCAACTCCTGTTGGCCCTAATATTGGCATT includes these proteins:
- a CDS encoding fimbria/pilus periplasmic chaperone translates to MKKIIFFILFIVTTTISLALNFSIYPTKFEIDLSKTSTYEMYIINNTDLPLRIGITLESDKNFGEKYNLNSNIKIFPKTASIKPAGKQIVRFRVTPNENTKDGEYKSYITFTEIPPEIKTTKKNTNDITSEIKMITAIMISVYGEGKNPVIDGNLKNITTNFNNGILTLSGKSSSKGNTSLKFDYSINGKNIKSEGRLGISPRNGENIISTSINLSTAKKGDKINITIKDQKGKSYFNQKIRL
- a CDS encoding MATE family efflux transporter, producing the protein MSKIKIKSLISLTIPIFLELLLVTIVGNIDTIMLKHYSDDAVGAVGGISQVLNIQNVLFGFVNLATTILCAQYIGAKNKKKVHEVITVSLIVNLILGLLLGGVYFGFSQQILENIKLPVELIGIGKTYFKLVGGMCIFQAVTLTCGAVMKSHGNPKQMLFVNIGVNLLNIFGNGMFIFGWFGMPILGPTGVGISTVVSRALGCIVGFLVMSHYCKFKFRKKFLRPFPFHVIKNILSIGIPTAGENLAWNVGQLMIMSMINTMGTVMITSRTYLMLLANFIMTFSIALGHGTAIQVGQLVGAGETEEAYKKCFRSLYISIVLAFSVTVLVCAMRNPIMEIFTDNQEILEASLKVFPLMIILEVGRVFNIVIINSLHAAGDIKFPMFIGIIFIFIVAVPFSYIFGLKLGWGLVGIWIANAADEWFRGIAMLIRWKSGKWKDKKFV
- the accC gene encoding acetyl-CoA carboxylase biotin carboxylase subunit, which translates into the protein MKKLLIANRGEIAVRIIRAAKELGIKTVAVYSEADKNSLHVKMADEAVCIGPAPAIDSYLKIPNIIAAAEITGADAIHPGYGFLAENYRFAKICRIHNLIYVGPNHECIKQMGDKATARQKAIENNVPVTNGTGIITDIEAAKKEIHERIGYPVMIKATAGGGGKGMRIARNDKELEKNIVAAQNEAEAAFNNPDVFVEKYIENPKHIEIQVVGDKHGNIIHLGERNCSIQRRNQKLIEESPSFRLPEKVRKAMGEAAVRLAKSIEYDSAGTLEFLVDDQNNFYFMEMNTRIQVEHTVTEAVTGLDIIKLQISLAEGDRLNISQEDIIPYGHAIECRINAEDTENGFIPCPGVITKYVVPGGIGIRVDSHSYQGYEISPYYDSMIGKLITFGMDRDEAIARMERALKEFVIEGVETTIPFHLKVLKNENYLKGNITTAFIEKEFGL
- a CDS encoding DUF2273 domain-containing protein, translated to MLEEFIYSLIENRKKIFWGVVFFVISILFIAFGLFSTIFIVVMTIVGYHFGDMDNKNIITKLKTTLTNLLNKIDTN
- a CDS encoding ABC transporter substrate-binding protein, which produces MKKIIFLIIFLIKNISFGALEDYTLQDKLQKENIKILQELKVNTIDPILLTDIYSKRIFKYLYNTLFKIDEHGNIIPDIAKEYKYLDKKNLYIKLKENIIFQDKTFLSSTDVKNSLMRVKNKGALKEFYKNIKNIKILNNSELIIELTTEDKYLLNILSHNMSSIIKEKNNDILGTGDYFIENFKKNTLILKNKKTSNRIIITKVFSKKDRILDLYNNNADIIYDINSLDIEKYIKLGLINKKDFNITSDNILTSALIFNENRDLNFRKAINSLLNKKEKFLLPKEIYGTNFDILEDKTHVKNIKKDLNLKNNSLNLMILNTEEDKLYAKNIEKDLKKYGINVKIIPYQVDAFYYNLKNRNFDMAIQHIVFNKKYPEISLGKVILYDIYDKNLYSDLNFYRKKFNNKNDLENKKEIFIETVNEISKKLPYIPLKHQVLYILSNKNINI
- a CDS encoding toxin-antitoxin system YwqK family antitoxin, giving the protein MKNLILFIFLTFCNICFSVDRIENIKYKKIINNIVYFKNEASPFSGKFIGKNIEEQYKNGIREGYFKNFIIENDEIFICEGRFNNGLKNGQWIINYPNGNPKAILKYYYDIPFGEWKYFYSNGNILSIEKFKEGELHGKIIVFNTKGEYKIKMYFEEGLLHKEFISYHANGKISSLANFYYGKLNGELRLFSTKGITLVEGQYNMNQREGLWCFYYNTGELKSKINYKNGKRNGKSIIYGKGGEILQEIVFINGIEIDEKKEYKNYGDKILEGFKHFTEQLEYKKYDKILSEI
- a CDS encoding DUF4402 domain-containing protein, which translates into the protein MKKIFYIFVFLTFSFSSYCKNYLGEFLKFYPEENLVVETTSRIRFSSEISIIKENGNINDFFYLSLENKRNFINLNNIKISSLTGVKEGKNIYFKNSVTNEGLQEIKILLEGEIIFNWLIKNQNISNIKIGYINSNVNPVYLTLDINMFNPIHSLKIKVVNNMNLGKVEAGNKLSTKSFGTPANLTIEGQENKKVSITIPKNITIKNSKNDTLSVDLKFRDNNKQKLIRELSHNGKNTYKTGNNKNIVSKDILIDGESQTNKNSRGIYKGVFTVRVEYID
- the nusB gene encoding transcription antitermination factor NusB, whose translation is MTRKAAREQLFKLIFEAELKETSLSEIFNSFLKRVSEEEIEISEEALDFIKKYSLGISEHCDEILKKIENTMEGWSFDRIGNIEKALLKGAVYELSYENTPKEIVINETVELAKKYGDTKSSEFLNGVLAKFV
- a CDS encoding Asp23/Gls24 family envelope stress response protein; this encodes MSNLGNIKIADDVVKTIAAKATEDVEGVYRLAGGVADEFGKILGKKRGVNGIKVEVGEKECSIDTFIIIKHGYPISEVAKKVQESVLESVSRLTALKVIEVNVFVQDIKIEDGKNSKDENETSGEIE
- the amaP gene encoding alkaline shock response membrane anchor protein AmaP; translation: MIKNIIFFFAWIGIFLLSMFGIVYIVSPEFLVSFNINTLVGNTFILTISIVYFIISLFRFITIFSRTKGYTITSSHGEVLVSTESIKSIIKETLEDDTEIKNLKISCGKKGRHYKVTLFIDMNTQRSIAEKSSEIQQKVKDELFRRLELEIQIVEIKISKVSIKNQGMN